In a single window of the Blastopirellula marina genome:
- a CDS encoding DUF6666 family protein, protein MKPSILTTLFAATLLAILAPRIGSGQECTEGWPGDYPPISESCGAFQSTNRCSWYDGLELFAGLDGSKQPQDFGVNAQFGGRLHANWGIPLWEDSGIGFQIGTAVSQTDYAVSVTEALEGSSSRTQSFITAGIYQRSPSGWNLGVVYDHLYQDHYDMVTLGQIRSAVSYELGTSDELGVIGMLPVMGSDASWGMTSVNLRPLGQGRLYWRHWWESGVQTTFWLGASESHHQNNAALGNSPKTGTVFAYGADFQAPLNNYLALYGEANFITPADTGTVDAYLGIAFYPGGGAFKWQRRQSTALLPVASNPSFSVDLR, encoded by the coding sequence ATGAAACCATCCATTCTGACAACGCTGTTTGCTGCTACTTTGCTCGCTATTCTGGCTCCACGGATTGGTTCAGGGCAGGAATGCACTGAAGGATGGCCTGGCGACTATCCGCCCATCTCGGAAAGCTGTGGCGCTTTCCAATCGACGAATCGTTGTTCGTGGTATGACGGCTTGGAACTCTTTGCTGGGCTAGACGGATCCAAGCAGCCGCAAGATTTTGGAGTGAATGCACAATTCGGTGGGCGTCTGCATGCCAACTGGGGAATCCCTTTGTGGGAAGACTCCGGGATTGGATTCCAAATTGGTACTGCGGTATCGCAGACGGATTATGCAGTGTCCGTTACCGAAGCGTTGGAAGGTTCCTCTAGTCGGACACAAAGCTTTATTACGGCGGGGATTTATCAACGAAGCCCGTCTGGCTGGAACTTGGGAGTGGTCTACGATCACCTCTACCAAGATCACTACGACATGGTAACGCTCGGTCAGATCCGAAGTGCTGTCAGTTACGAACTAGGCACAAGTGACGAACTGGGCGTGATCGGAATGCTGCCTGTCATGGGCTCTGATGCGTCTTGGGGAATGACGTCGGTCAACTTGCGTCCGCTAGGCCAAGGTCGTCTTTACTGGCGACACTGGTGGGAGTCCGGTGTTCAAACCACATTCTGGCTGGGAGCTTCGGAATCACACCATCAAAACAACGCGGCCCTCGGCAATAGCCCAAAGACTGGTACCGTCTTCGCCTACGGTGCAGACTTCCAGGCCCCTTTGAACAACTACCTCGCCCTATACGGCGAAGCCAACTTCATTACGCCTGCAGATACCGGCACCGTTGACGCCTATCTCGGCATTGCGTTCTACCCTGGCGGCGGCGCGTTCAAGTGGCAACGCCGCCAGTCAACCGCACTCTTACCAGTCGCCAGCAACCCCTCATTCTCTGTGGACCTCAGGTAG